The Candidatus Methylomirabilota bacterium genome segment TGGGCCGGACCGGTGATGGGCCTCACGCCCGGCGACCGCGTGCTGGCCGCGCTGCCGCTGGCGCACTCCTTCGGCCTCAACGGTGCGCTGCTGGCACCCCTCCTGGCCGGCGCCACGGTGGTGCTGCAGGAGCGCTTCTCGCCGGAGGAGACGCCCCGCGCGATCGCCCGTCATCGCGCCACCGTGTTCCCCGGCGTGGCCACGATGTTCGCCCGGATCCTCGAGTCCCCCGCGCTCGTCGCGGCCGACCTGTCGAGCCTCCGGCTGGCCGTCTCCGGGGCGGCGCCCTGTCCGTGGGCACTGGCCAGCGAGTGGCGGCGGCGCACGGGCGTCCGCATCGTGCGCGGCTACGGGATGACCGAGCTGTTCCGCCCGATCTCCTACCTGGCCGCCGAAACCGCCGATCATCCCGACTCCATCGGACGCGCGGTGCCGGGCGTCGAGCTGCGCGTGGTCGAGGACGAGCTGTGGATCCGCACGCCGGCGGCGATGGACGGCTACCTGCGGGCCCGCGAGGAGACGGCGGCGGTGCTCGCCGACGGCTGGTTCAAGACCGGTGACCTGGCCACGATCTCGCCCGACGGCTACGTCAGCATCGTGGGGCGGAAGCGCGAGCTGATCCTGCGCGGCGGCTACTCGGTGGTGCCGGGCGAGGTGGAGGCCGCGCTGCTCGGGCATCCCGCGGTGGCGGAGGCGGCGGTCATCGGCGTCGCGCACGCCGAGCTGGGCGAGGAGGTCAGCGCCTTCGTGACGCTGCGGGCGGGGACGCGGGCCGAGCCGGAAGAGCTGATCGCGTTCTGTCGCGCGCGCCTCGCCGGCTACAAGTATCCGCGGCGGGTCTCGATCGTGACCGAATTGCCCAAGAGCCCGACCGGCAAGATCCTCAAGGCGCGGCTGCGGGACTGACGCCCGGCCGGCGCCGCGGGACTGGAGGCCAGGCGAGGCGGCGTGAGGGTGCTCCCCTCACGCCGCCCCTATGTGAACGCGCGGGTGCCGCGCGGCTGGTCGTGCTACTTCTTCGGCTGCTCGGGCGCCTTGGACTCCGACGCCTTCGTGTCGTCGCTCTTCTTGGCCGCGGGCTTCTTCTTGGCGGCGTGCTGCTTGTGAGCCTTGCCGCTCTCCTTCTTGTCCTTCTTGTCCATCTTGTCCATCGAGGCGTCACCGCTCTTCGGAGCGGTCGGCGCGGGAGCCGGGGCGGGCGTCTGCGCCGCGGCCGGGCCAACGATGCCGACGGCGAACACCGTCGCGGCTACCAGGGACATCACCGAGCTGACTTTCATCGGAGCACTCCTCCCTCTACGTTGAGTGTGGGTTGCGCTGCGCTGCGGTTGCGTCACTCGAACAGGCTCGTGAAGAACTGCCTCACGCTCCGGCCGAA includes the following:
- a CDS encoding AMP-binding protein gives rise to the protein MPAGFAALLAAAARRRPEQPALLWDDGALTWRELERRAGGVARRLARSGVRAGDVVALLLPNTCGFVAALWGGLALGATVAPLNPLLAGEERGRILDHLRPRAIVDAAPETETAEPTPVDPPTAPAIILYTSGSTGQPKGAVLSHAALAAANESWAGPVMGLTPGDRVLAALPLAHSFGLNGALLAPLLAGATVVLQERFSPEETPRAIARHRATVFPGVATMFARILESPALVAADLSSLRLAVSGAAPCPWALASEWRRRTGVRIVRGYGMTELFRPISYLAAETADHPDSIGRAVPGVELRVVEDELWIRTPAAMDGYLRAREETAAVLADGWFKTGDLATISPDGYVSIVGRKRELILRGGYSVVPGEVEAALLGHPAVAEAAVIGVAHAELGEEVSAFVTLRAGTRAEPEELIAFCRARLAGYKYPRRVSIVTELPKSPTGKILKARLRD